The Carassius gibelio isolate Cgi1373 ecotype wild population from Czech Republic chromosome B22, carGib1.2-hapl.c, whole genome shotgun sequence genome window below encodes:
- the cry4 gene encoding cryptochrome circadian regulator 4 — protein MSHRTIHLFRKGLRLHDNPTLLGALASSSALFPVYVLDRTFLEGAMGLGPPRWRFILQSLEDLDARLRALGSRLYVLRGSTTALLHDLVTRWGVTQISYDTEVEPYYTCMEREIQALAQERGLQTYTRVSHTLYDVRRIVKANGGSPPLTYKKFLHVLSVLGEPEEPVRDVSAEDFLRCSPPVEPHLEQTYSVPSLADLGLELETEVLWPGGETHALQKLHKHFQSQGWVSNVSKARTVPNSLLPSTTGLSPYLSLGCLSVRTFYHRLSSVCAQAKNHSLPPVSLQGQVLWREFFYTVASATPNFTKMQGNPICLQIDWYHDPEALEKWRTAQTGFPWIDAIMTQLRQEGWIHHLARHAVACFLTRGDLWISWEEGMKVFEELLLDADYSVNAGNWMWLSASAFFHKYTRIFCPVRFGRRTDPQGQYVRKYLPVLKNFPSQYIYEPWKAPEDVQLSAGCIIGKDYPRPMVCHTEASQRNLGLMRQVRTEQQNTAELTRDVADDPMEAELKHELQEEELLEGAEQHSTSKRFSSDADHKSRPCSWTPETLQLSGEVM, from the exons ATGAGTCACCGCACTATCCATCTCTTCCGTAAGGGCCTGCGGCTGCATGATAACCCCACCCTGCTGGGGGCGCTGGCGAGCTCCTCCGCACTCTTCCCCGTCTACGTCCTGGACCGCACCTTCCTGGAGGGGGCGATGGGCTTGGGCCCGCCACGCTGGCGCTTCATCCTGCAGAGTCTGGAGGATCTGGACGCTCGTCTGCGTGCGCTGGGCTCACGGCTCTACGTCCTGCGCGGGTCGACGACGGCGCTGCTGCATGACCTCGTGACCCGGTGGGGCGTCACACAGATCAGCTACGACACGGAGGTGGAGCCGTATTACACGTGCATGGAGCGGGAAATACAAGCGCTGGCGCAGGAGCGCGGACTCCAGACGTACACACGTGTGTCTCACACGCTCTACGATGTCAGGAG GATCGTGAAGGCCAACGGCGGCTCTCCTCCGCTCACGTATAAGAAGTTCCTGCATGTTTTGTCTGTTTTGGGTGAACCAGAGGAACCGGTGCGAGATGTCAGTGCTGAGGACTTCCT GAGATGCTCGCCCCCTGTGGAGCCACACCTCGAGCAGACGTACAGCGTCCCGTCTCTGGCGGATCTGGGTCTGGAGCTTGAGACTGAGGTCTTGTGGCCCGGTGGAGAGACACACGCGCTCCAGAAACTCCACAAACACTTCCAGAGTCAG GGATGGGTGTCGAACGTCTCCAAAGCGCGGACGGTTCCCAACTCTCTGCTGCCCAGCACCACGGGTCTCAGTCCGTACCTGAGTCTGGGCTGTCTGTCGGTCCGCACCTTCTACCACCGACTCAGCAGCGTCTGCGCGCAG GCGAAGAACCACTCGCTGCCGCCCGTGTCTCTCCAGGGTCAGGTTCTGTGGCGTGAGTTTTTCTACACCGTCGCGTCAGCCACGCCGAACTTCACCAAGATGCAGGGGAACCCTATTTGTCTGCAGATCGACTGGTACCACGATCCAGAGGCTCTGGAGAAATGGAGAACC GCTCAGACGGGCTTCCCGTGGATCGACGCCATCATGACCCAGCTGCGGCAGGAGGGCTGGATCCATCATCTGGCGCGGCACGCCGTGGCCTGCTTCCTGACACGAGGAGATCTCTGGATCAGCTGGGAGGAGGGCATGAAG GTGTTCGAGGAGCTCCTGTTAGACGCAGACTATAGCGTGAACGCCGGGAACTGGATGTGGTTATCCGCTAGCGCATTCTTCCACAAATACACCAGGATCTTCTGCCCCGTGCGCTTCGGTCGTCGAACTGACCCTCAAGGACAGTATGTGAG GAAATACCTGCCGGTTCTGAAGAACTTCCCCTCGCAGTATATTTACGAGCCGTGGAAAGCTCCAGAAGACGTCCAGCTCAGTGCCGGCTGCATCATTG GTAAGGACTATCCTCGTCCCATGGTGTGCCACACCGAGGCCAGTCAAAGGAACCTGGGTTTGATGCGTCAGGTGCGCACCGAGCAGCAGAACACGGCCGAACTCACGCGAG ATGTGGCAGATGACCCGATGGAGGCGGAGCTTAAGCATGAGCTGCAGGAGGAGGAGCTTCTAGAGGGGGCGGAGCAACACAGCACATCCAAAcgtttcagcagtgatgctgatCATAAGTCCCGCCCCTGCAGCTGGACGCCTGAGACTCTACAGTTGAGCGGAGAGGTCATGTGA
- the dennd2db gene encoding DENN/MADD domain containing 2Db codes for MNRDKRRTEPPQTPADTDILMDMDQGALKKFSSMFSSLQEKLHRTKRSASDPGVYTDAAPPAGRSHSGQLFFEYLLVVSLRKKRNEEGYEPHITYQFPKREAMGRLQREEEEKCMKAAHLFCFPEGINWAPLTQYKSETFSFVLTEVDGSRRNGYCRRLLPAGHGARVPEAYCIISHVACFGLFSKIFDEVEKRRQISKAMIYPFMQSLREAPLPSPGNTVTITSFIPDAGTEIISLTRPAESWLEHVDFRTLFRCLSDEEVLMVFAATVMERQIIFISEELSTLSQVLHAVTALLYPFVWQHTFISIVPTVLIDVCAAPTPYLLGVQKSLLEQLTDHTHLMIVDLSPGAETKFINRIGDEESLLPAKLKEELLTQLSARKHDASTEELNRLVSEAFLSVFVRSVGHFSQHFRRSGNSRQFHKKSFLKAVDHKSHRDFVKLFIQTQMFDLFIQEEEAQLNPNVFFHRKVLEYHERKKKEKTKTGWVRGVVV; via the exons ATGAACAGAGACAAGAGGAGGACAGAACCACCGCAGACTCCCGCCGaca ctgaTATCCTGATGGACATGGATCAAGGAGCCTTGAAGAAGTTCAGCTCCATGTTCTCTTCACTTCAGGAGAAACTGCACAGAACCA agcgcAGCGCGTCTGATCCCGGCGTGTACACGGACgcagcgcctcctgctggacGCAGTCACTCGGGTCAGCTCTTCTTCGAGTATCTGCTGGTGGTCAgtctgaggaagaagaggaacgAGGAAGGGTACGAGCCCCACATCACCTACCAGTTCCCcaag cgtgaGGCGATGGGCCGTCTGCagcgagaggaagaggagaagtgCATGAAGGCTGCTCATCTCTTCTGCTTCCCAGAGGGAATCAACTGGGCTCCTCTGACCCAGTACAAgag CGAGACGTTCTCGTTCGTTCTGACTGAAGTGGATGGCAGCCGGAGGAACGGATACTGCAGGAGACTGCTG ccgGCTGGCCACGGCGCTCGTGTTCCAGAGGCGTACTGCATCATCAGCCATGTGGCATGTTTCGGACTCTTCTCAAAG atcTTCGACGAGGTGGAGAAGCGCAGGCAGATCTCTAAAGCCATGATCTATCCGTTCATGCAGAGCCTGCGGGAGGCACCGTTGCCCTCGCCCGGAAACACCGTCACCATCACCAGCTTCATCCCTGACGCCGGCACAGAG ATCATCAGTCTGACGCGGCCGGCCGAGTCCTGGCTCGAACACGTGGACTTCCGCACGCTCTTCCGCTGCCTGAGCGACGAGGAGGTGCTGATGGTGTTCGCTGCCACTGTCATGGAGCGACAGATCATCTTCATCTCTGAGGAGCTCAG cactcTGTCGCAGGTTCTGCACGCTGTGACTGCTCTGCTGTATCCGTTCGTGTGGCAGCACACGTTCATATCAATCGTTCCTACGGTCCTGATCGACGTGTGTGCCGCGCCGACACCATACCTGCTGGGAGTCCAGAAGAGCCTGCTGGAGCAGCTGACCGACCACACACAc CTGATGATTGTTGATCTGTCACCTGGAGCAGAAACTAAATTCATTAACAGA ATTGGAGACGAGGAGTCGCTGCTGCCTGCTAAACTGAAGGAGGAGCTGCTGACGCAACTGTCTGCGCGCAAACACGACGCCT CGACGGAGGAGCTCAACCGGCTGGTGTCGGAGGCCTTCCTGTCCGTCTTCGTCCGGAGCGTGGGTCACTTCTCACAGCACTTCAGGAGGAGCGGGAACTCACGCCAGTTCCACAAGAAGAGCTTCCTGAAGGCCGTGGACCACAAGTCACACCGCGACTTCGTCAAACTCTTCATCCAGACGCAGATGTTCGATCTGTTCATTCAGGAGGAGGAAGCGCAGCTCAACCCTAACG TGTTCTTCCACAGGAAGGTGTTGGAGTATCACGagaggaagaagaaggagaagacgAAGACTGGATGGGTGCGAGGTGTGGTGGTTTAG
- the dram2b gene encoding DNA damage-regulated autophagy modulator protein 2b: MWWFQEGLCVLPAALVIWTAATFIFAYITAVLLRHVDPLVPYISDTGTVAPERCVFGLMLNVSAFLGVATMYVRYKQLHALMDVNDTCLNRLNLFGFVLGCGSSLGMCVVANFQKTTLFAMHLVGAMLTFGVGALYILVQTLLSHRMQPHIHSKNIFWTRMSVCIWTFSSIISMFVSSVIMYWTLAGTEVNQKLHWTPGEPGYLPHIVSTISEWSLALSFISFFLTYIRDFKKINLRAEAQLQSEHLYDSHHTRHSETSPLLAGSI; this comes from the exons ATGTGGTGGTTTCAGGAGGGTTTGTGCGTCTTGCCTGCGGCGCTGGTCATCTGGACCGCCGCCACCTTCATCTTCGCTTATATCACGGCCGTCCTCCTGAGACACGTGGACCCGCTGGTGCCCTACATCAG tGACACGGGGACGGTGGCGCCGGAGCGATGCGTGTTTGGACTCATGCTGAATGTGTCTGCGTTTTTAG GTGTCGCTACGATGTACGTGCGATATAAGCAGCTTCATGCCCTCATGGACGTGAACGACACCTGTCTGAACCGCCTCAATCTGTTTGGGTTCGTTCTGGGCTGCGGAAGTTCGCTGGGGATGTGCGTCGTTGCAAACTTCCAG AAAACCACTCTGTTCGCGATGCATCTGGTGGGTGCCATGCTGACGTTCGGCGTGGGTGCTCTGTACATCCTGGTCCAGACGCTGCTGTCGCATCGCATGCAGCCGCACATCCACAGCAAAAACATCTTCTGGACGCGGATGAGCGTCTGCATCTGGACCTTCTCCAGCATCATCAGCA TGTTTGTGTCGTCGGTCATCATGTACTGGACTCTGGCAGGAACCGAGGTCAACCAGAAGCTGCACTGGACGCCTGGAGAACCC ggTTATCTGCCACACATCGTCAGCACTATCTCTGAATGGTCTCTCGCTCTGTCCTTCATCAGCTTCTTCCTCACCTACATACGAGACTTCAAG AAGATCAACCTGCGAGCGGAGGCGCAGCTCCAGAGCGAACACCTGTACGATTCGCACCACACTCGGCATTCAGAGACGTCTCCGCTGCTCGCCGGCAGCATCTGA
- the cept1b gene encoding choline/ethanolaminephosphotransferase 1b: MSGRRGGGTVVQERARGVDSSCWFAPGALRRLFELPAPVLSRHQLKRLEEHRYSSSGRSLLEPVMQRYWEWLVRTMPPWIAPNLITIVGLATNIFTTLVLVYYCPTATEQAPLWAYLLCAVGLFVYQSLDAIDGKQARRTNSSSPLGELFDHGCDSLSTVFVVLGTSIAVQLGSHPDWMFFCCFSGMFMFYCAHWQTYVSGTLRFGIIDVTEVQIFIILLYLLAAVGGSAFWQSPIPVINIQMKIIPALCTFIAVVFSCTNYFRVIFTGGVGKNGSTIAGTSVLSPVLHIGSVIVLAVMIYKKSAVQLFQKHPCLYILAFGFVSAKITNKLVVAHMTKSEMHLHDAAFLGPGLLFLDQYFNSFIDEYLVLWISLILSLFDLVRYCTSVCNEIASHLHICVFKINAQSIAAAIE; encoded by the exons ATGAGTGGGCGACGGGGGGGCGGGACTGTGGTCCAGGAGCGGGCCCGGGGTGTGGATTCGTCGTGCTGGTTTGCGCCCGGGGCGTTGCGACGTCTGTTTGAGCTGCCGGCACCCGTTCTGTCGCGGCACCAGCTGAAGCGTCTGGAGGAGCACCGTTACAGCAGCTCGGGTCGCTCGCTGCTCGAACCCGTCATGCAGCGCTACTGGGAGTGGCTGGTGCGCACGATGCCCCCCTGGATCGCGCCCAACCTCATCACCATCGTCGGACTGGCCACGAACATCTTCACCACCCTGGTGCTGGTGTATTACTGCCCGACCGCCACCGAACAG GCTCCTCTCTGGGCGTATCTGCTGTGCGCGGTGGGTCTGTTCGTCTATCAGTCGCTGGACGCCATCGATGGGAAACAGGCGCGACGCACTAACAGCAGTTCACCACTGGGGGAGCTGTTCGACCACGGCTGCGATTCACTCTCCACAG TGTTTGTGGTTCTGGGCACCAGTATCGCCGTGCAGCTGGGTTCTCACCCCGACTGGATGTTCTTCTGCTGTTTCTCCGGCATGTTCATGTTTTACTGTGCTCACTGGCAGACCTACGTCTCCGGCACGCTGCGCTTCGGCAT CATTGATGTGACAGAAGTGCAGATCTTCATAATTCTGCTGTATCTGCTGGCTGCTGTGGGCGGATCAGCTTTCTGGCAGTCGCCG ATTCCCGTAATAAACATCCAAATGAAAATAATCCCAGCACTTTGCACATTTATTGCGGTGGTTTTCTCGTGCACCAATTACTTCAGAGTCATATTTACAGGCGGCGTGGGGAAGAACGGATCCACTATAGCG GGTACGAGCGTGTTATCACCCGTCCTGCACATCGGCTCAGTTATCGTCCTCGCAGTGATGATTTATAAGAAATCAGCCGTGCAGCTTTTCCAGAAACACCCTTGTCTTTATATTCTAGCCTTCGGCTTCGTTTCGGCCAAAATCACCAATAAACTAGTG GTGGCTCACATGACCAAGAGTGAGATGCATCTTCACGACGCAGCGTTTCTGGGTCCTGGCCTGCTGTTTCTCGATCAGTATTTCAACAGCTTCATCGACGAGTATCTGGTGCTGTGGATTTCACTG ATTCTGTCCCTGTTTGATCTCGTGCGCTACTGCACGAGTGTCTGCAACGAGATTGCATCTCACCTGCACATCTGCGTCTTCAAGATCAATGCACAGAGCATAGCGGCAGCCATCGAGTGA